One stretch of Gemmatimonadaceae bacterium DNA includes these proteins:
- a CDS encoding DUF3341 domain-containing protein → MQGVIAAFHELDSAVHAVEDLKKERFGEITVYTPTPHHEFDEVLARPESHVRRWTLIGGVLGCTFGYWIWVWISRYWPLVVGGKAIVAWVPYTIFGFEVMVLVGSLATVIGMFANSRLPRLTMTVGYDPRFSGGHFGVWVETTPDRADAAADLMRRHGAEEVRHER, encoded by the coding sequence ATGCAAGGCGTCATCGCGGCCTTTCATGAACTGGACTCCGCCGTGCACGCGGTGGAGGACCTGAAGAAGGAGCGGTTCGGGGAGATCACGGTCTATACTCCCACGCCGCACCACGAGTTCGACGAGGTGCTGGCGCGTCCGGAGAGCCACGTGCGGCGCTGGACGCTCATCGGCGGCGTGCTTGGCTGCACGTTCGGGTATTGGATCTGGGTGTGGATCTCGCGCTACTGGCCACTCGTCGTGGGCGGCAAGGCGATCGTCGCCTGGGTGCCGTACACGATCTTTGGATTCGAGGTGATGGTGCTCGTGGGCTCGCTTGCCACCGTGATCGGCATGTTCGCCAATTCGCGCCTGCCGCGGCTCACGATGACCGTGGGCTACGACCCGCGGTTCAGCGGGGGGCACTTCGGCGTGTGGGTCGAGACGACGCCCGACCGGGCCGACGCCGCGGCCGATCTCATGCGCCGCCACGGCGCGGAGGAGGTGCGGCATGAGCGCTGA
- a CDS encoding cytochrome c: MSADLRRHFVRAAAFGYAAVVLTGCSWFSDFKRQPSWHPWQSEADTIPARANPQNSVSVYGSVAPGFIYGRGHLPASIDSMSGLVNPIPPDARSLANGHKYFAINCSVCHGYTGAGDGVATKYGMVPMPLTSDQAKSLSDGYIFGMIRNGRGVMPTYNRIEEPDRWDIVNYVRALQGKFPGVTVATGPVGKPGETGTTLPGVTQMGPTRPAPYYHQVGSQAMMTLDSVQHAVVGTPADTTKQGGQL, encoded by the coding sequence ATGAGCGCTGACCTCCGACGCCATTTCGTGCGGGCGGCGGCCTTCGGCTACGCCGCGGTCGTGCTCACCGGGTGCTCCTGGTTCAGCGACTTCAAACGCCAGCCGAGCTGGCACCCGTGGCAGAGCGAGGCCGACACGATTCCGGCGCGGGCCAACCCGCAGAACTCGGTGTCGGTGTACGGCTCCGTGGCGCCAGGATTCATCTATGGCCGTGGACACCTGCCGGCGTCCATCGATTCGATGTCGGGACTCGTGAATCCCATTCCGCCGGACGCGCGCTCGCTGGCCAACGGCCACAAGTACTTCGCCATCAACTGCTCCGTGTGCCACGGGTACACGGGGGCGGGCGACGGCGTGGCGACCAAGTACGGCATGGTGCCCATGCCGCTCACGTCCGATCAGGCCAAGTCGCTCTCCGATGGCTACATCTTCGGTATGATCCGTAATGGACGCGGCGTCATGCCGACCTACAACCGTATCGAGGAGCCCGACCGCTGGGACATCGTGAACTACGTTCGCGCGCTCCAGGGCAAGTTCCCGGGCGTGACGGTGGCCACGGGACCCGTAGGCAAACCGGGCGAGACCGGCACCACGCTGCCGGGCGTCACGCAGATGGGCCCCACGCGGCCCGCGCCCTACTATCACCAGGTCGGATCGCAGGCGATGATGACGCTCGATTCGGTGCAGCACGCCGTGGTCGGAACGCCGGCTGACACCACGAAGCAGGGAGGGCAACTGTGA
- the nrfD gene encoding NrfD/PsrC family molybdoenzyme membrane anchor subunit produces the protein MATTAAPFPGAEELGPNVASADVHFPAIKSYEQVDREIIATMRPTLGWFVLLTLAILCMLIGAATWTYQIYAGLGAAGYQPPVMWGVYIVSFVFWVGIGHAGTLISAILYLFRAGFRTSIYRVSEAMTVFAVMTAGLFPILHLGRPWKFFYLIPYPNWRFIWPNPKSPLVWDVFAILTYLTVSATFLFVGLIPDFAVMRDREKNPIRQRLFATLSLGWRNSDKEWRHFARAYLFLAAFATPLVLSVHSVVSFDFAMANMPGWHETIFPPYFVAGAIYSGLGMVFTIVIPMRKFFKLEHYITLNDLDAAAKMCLFVSMVVGLAYLTEFQMGWLAGTSFEQEYWWQRAFGQWAWAEWIILTCNCMLPLSLFSQKLRRNPTWLFILSIFINIGMWFERFVIIVPSLSHEFEPWQWGTYAPTWVDYCILLGSFGWFFMWFLLFIKQMPVMAISEFKELIPARLKGAAEGGAH, from the coding sequence ATGGCCACGACTGCAGCGCCCTTCCCGGGTGCCGAGGAGCTGGGTCCCAACGTCGCTTCGGCGGATGTCCATTTCCCGGCGATCAAGAGCTACGAACAGGTCGATCGCGAGATCATCGCGACGATGCGCCCCACGTTGGGGTGGTTCGTGCTGCTCACGCTCGCCATCCTGTGCATGCTCATCGGGGCGGCGACCTGGACCTACCAGATATATGCAGGCCTCGGGGCGGCGGGCTACCAGCCCCCGGTGATGTGGGGCGTGTACATCGTCAGCTTCGTGTTCTGGGTCGGTATCGGTCATGCCGGCACGCTGATTTCCGCCATCCTCTATCTGTTCCGCGCCGGCTTCCGCACCAGCATCTACCGGGTGTCCGAAGCGATGACCGTGTTCGCGGTCATGACCGCCGGCCTGTTCCCGATTCTGCACCTCGGGCGCCCCTGGAAGTTCTTCTATCTGATCCCGTACCCGAACTGGCGGTTCATCTGGCCCAACCCGAAGAGCCCGCTGGTGTGGGACGTATTCGCGATTCTCACGTACCTCACCGTGTCGGCGACCTTCCTGTTCGTGGGACTGATCCCCGATTTCGCCGTGATGCGCGACCGCGAGAAGAACCCCATCCGCCAGCGGCTGTTCGCCACGCTCTCGCTGGGATGGCGCAACTCGGACAAGGAGTGGCGCCACTTCGCGCGGGCGTACCTGTTCCTGGCGGCCTTCGCCACGCCGCTCGTGCTGTCCGTGCACTCGGTCGTGTCGTTCGATTTCGCCATGGCCAACATGCCGGGCTGGCACGAGACCATCTTCCCGCCGTACTTCGTGGCCGGCGCGATCTATTCGGGCCTCGGGATGGTGTTCACCATCGTCATCCCGATGCGCAAGTTCTTCAAGCTCGAGCATTACATCACGCTCAACGATCTCGACGCCGCGGCCAAGATGTGCCTGTTCGTGTCGATGGTCGTGGGGCTCGCCTACCTCACCGAGTTCCAGATGGGGTGGCTGGCCGGCACGAGCTTCGAGCAGGAATACTGGTGGCAACGCGCCTTCGGTCAGTGGGCCTGGGCCGAGTGGATCATTCTCACCTGCAACTGCATGCTTCCGCTGTCGCTGTTCTCGCAGAAGCTGCGCCGCAACCCGACCTGGCTGTTCATCCTCTCGATCTTCATCAACATCGGGATGTGGTTCGAACGGTTCGTGATCATCGTCCCATCGCTGTCGCACGAGTTCGAGCCCTGGCAGTGGGGTACCTACGCGCCCACGTGGGTCGACTACTGCATCCTGCTCGGCAGTTTCGGGTGGTTCTTCATGTGGTTCCTGCTGTTCATCAAGCAGATGCCGGTGATGGCGATCTCCGAGTTCAAGGAACTCATTCCGGCGCGGCTGAAAGGCGCCGCTGAGGGAGGGGCCCATTGA